The genomic window CGGTCAGTCCGAGCGCGTAGGCGATGCGCCCGGCGGCGAAGTTGTGGCCGTTGCCTGTCGTCCAGTACGCGTCGGGCTCGCCGGCCAGCCACTCGCGGTAGTCCTGCCACATGATGCCCAGGTAGAAGCCGCTGCGGCTGCCCTGCAGCCGGTCGGCGGGCAGCGCGGCGTCCTCCAGCGCCTCCCAGGCCACTTCGAGCAGCATGCGGTGCTGCGGGTCGAGGTGCCTGGCCTCGCGCGGGCTGATGCCGAAGAAGGCGGCGTCGAAGTCCAGCACCTCGTCGAGGTAGCCGCCGCGCTGCGGCAGGCCGTCCCACTCGGCGCCGAACGGCCCCTTGCGGTGCGCGGGCATCGGCCGGACCAGGTCGCGGCCCTCGGCGAGTGCGGTCCAGTAGCCGTCGAGGTCCTGGATGCCGCCGGGCAGCCGCAGTCCGATGCCGACGACGGCGATGGGCTGGTTGCCCTCCTGCTCGTCGAGGCGCTGCCGGAGCGTGCGGATGGTGTCGAGCGCGCGGGTGAGCGGGGTCTGCTTGGCCTGCCCGCCGGTGCGGTTCTCTTCCATGTGTCCGTTCCTCGCTGTCGGTTACGACGTCGCGTCCGGTCGGCTGCCGTCCGTCGCGGGCAGTTGCCCGCACAGCGCGCCCGCCAGGGCGCGGGGGGTGCCGTAGGCCCACAGCAGTGTGGGAGAGAGCTTGAGCCCGAAGGCGGCCTCCAGCCGGTTGCGCAGTTCCAGGCTCATCAGCGAGTCGAGGCCCAGCGCCTTGAACGGGGTGTCGGACTCGACCCTGGCGGGGTCCATCCGCATGATCCGGCCGGCCAGTTCCCTGACCTTGTCCTCGGCCGGTGCGAGCCGCGCCTCGGGGGTGCCGCGCAGCAGTGCGGCCAGGAACTCGCCGCCGGAGGAGGCGGTGGTGTCCCGGGAGGCCGCGTACAGCTGCCGCCAGCTGCCGAGGGCGGCGGTGTCGGGGTAGGCGTCGAACCACTGCCGCAGCTGGATCGGTACGTAGCCGGTGACGGCGTCGCCGCGCTCCAGCATCGCCACGAGCGCGGGCCAGGCCTCCTCGGCCGGGAAGCCGCCCATGCCGCGCTCGGCCAGCCGGTCGCCGCGCTGCTCGTCCCTGGCGGCCAGCCCGATGCCGGTGAACGGGCCCCACTGCACGCTGAGTGCGGGCCGGCCGCGGCGGCGCCTGGCCTGTGCGAGGGCGTCCATGAAGGCGTTGCCGGCCGCGTAGGCGGCCTGGCCGGCGTTGCCGACGAGGGCGGCGGCCGAGGAGAAGAGGACGAACAGGTCGAGCGGGTCGCCCGCGGTCGCCGCGTCCAGGTTGGCCGCGCCGGCGACCTTGGGCGCCAGCACCTCGTCGAGCTGGGCGGACGTCAGATTGCGGATGGTGGAGTCGGCGAGCAGGCCCGCCGCGTGCACGACGCCGCGCAGCGGGAAGGCCCCCGCACGCACCTCCGCGAGCGCGGCCTCCAGCGCGGCGGCGTCGGCGACGTCGCAGGCGACGGTGACCACCTCGGCGCCGGCCGCGCGCAGCCCGTCGAGCTGCCCGGCGGTCTCGGCGCGCGGCGCCGAGCGGCCCATCAGCACCAGCCGGCCGGCGCCCCGGCCGGCCATGAAACGGGCCAGCGACAGGCCGAGTTCGCCGAGCCCGCCGGTGATCAGATACGTCCCGTCCGCCCGGAACCGCCCGCCGGGCAGCGCGACCGCGCTGACGGCGTCCACGGTGGAGGGGCCGACGAGCACGGTGACGCCGATGCCGTCGCCCACCTGGCCGCCGTCCGCGGTGCGGGCCTCGCCCGCAGGGAGGTCGGCGGCCTCGGCGAAGGAGCGTGGTGTCACCGGCAGCGGCGGCAGCTTCCCGGCCGCGACGAGCTTCCAGCCGGAGTCCAGGGCGCGGACGAAGCGGGCGGGCGTGCGGAGCAGCAGCCCGGGGATGTCGACGGAGGCGAGGGTCAGGCCGCTGGGCAGCGGCGTCCTGGTGGGGGTGACGGGGCCGAGGACGACCAGCCGCCCGTCGGGAGCCAGCGCGGTGGCGCCCGCGTCGGGGGCGGTGCCGGCGGGCAGGCCGATCATCAGGTCGACGCCGCGGCCTCCGGTGGCCGCGGCGACCTGGTCGGTCCAGGCCGGGTCGGCGGCGTCGAAGACGTCCAGGACGCCCTGGTCGCGGAGCCCGGCCAGGGTCTCCTCACCGGCGGCGGTGGCCAGCACGTGGGCGCCGAGCATGGTCGCGATCCGGACGGCGGCCTGCGCGGCCGCGTCTCCGGCCGCGACATGGATGAGAACGGACTCGCCGGCGTCGAGCCGCCCGAGGTGGGCCAGCGCGTAGCCGGCGGTGGCCAGCGCGAGCGGCAGCGGGGCCGCGGCCACGTCGTCGAGCCCGGCAGGCAGCGGCCGGGCCAGCGTGACGGGGACGGTGACATGGCTGGCCGGGGCGCCGGCGCCGCAGGCGGCGGCCCGGTCGCCGACCGCGAACCCGTCGACGCCAGGACCGGTGGCGGTGACCCGCCCGGCGCAGGAGCCGGTCAGCGCGGACGCGGTGACCTCGATCTCGATCTCGCCCTCCGCCGGGGCACGCCGGGTCAGCGGCACCGCCAGGGGCGCGGCCCCGGATGCGGCGGGCGCGAAACGGAACGGCTGCGGTGCGGTGTGCGCGGGCGGCAGCGCGTCGCCCGCGCCGGGCGCGGGCTCACCACGGCCGAGCCGGGCGGCGAACCGGCGGCCGCCGCGCAGCGCGGTCTGGTCCTCGCCGTCCTCGGCGGTGAGCAGCGCGACGGCGCCGGCGGCCTCGGCCTCGCCCGTGCCGTCGATGTCGACAAGTCGAGGTGTCAGCTCGGGGTGCTCGCGGCGCAGGACACGCCCGAAGCCCCAGAAGAGGGCGGCGCCGGGGTCGGGCAGGTCGGTGTCGACGGCGGGCTGGGCGCCCACCGTGACGACGGTCAGCGACGGCGGCGCGGTGCGGTCGGCGAGAGCGGGGACGAGCGCGGTCAGCGCGTCGAGCGCCGCACGCTGCGCGGCCCTGCCGGTCCCGGCGGGCGGCACGGCGAAGACGACGGCGTCCGCGTCGGCCTTGCCGGTGATGCGCCCGCCTGCCGCGGCCAGCGCGCCGGCGAGCGTACGGGCGAGCGCGGCATCCCCGCGCACCGCCCAACTCCCGCCTGCGGTCGAGACCGAGGCGCTGCCCCGGGCGCCGGCCGGAGCGCCGCCGCCGGCACCGAGGGCACCGGCGGCCTCCCGGCCACCTCCGGTGCTGCCATCCGCAGCAGCGCCACCGGCCGTGGGCTGCGCAGCCGGGCCGGCGCTGCCGGCCACCTGGCCACCTGCGGTGCTACCGCCCGCAGCAACCGCGGTCCCGTCCGCCCGGCCGCCGCCGCTCGGGGCCGCAACGGTGGCGGCGGACGTCGCAGCGTCGGCGGCAGCCGCCGGGTCCGCCTCCTCGCCGGTGGTGAGTTCCTGCCACTCCAGCCGGTGGAGGCGCTCGGACTCCGCCGGGCCGCCGCCGTCGCCCACCGCCAGCGGGCGCAGTTCGACGCCCTCCATGGTCAGCAGGGCCGTGCGGTCGGGGGCGTAGAGGGTGACGTCGGCGAGGTCGTCTGCGTGGCGTACCGCGTGCGACCAGACGGCGGTGACCGGCTCGGTGAGGTCGGCGTGCGTGACGACCCGCCGTATCGCCGTCGGGACCAGCGCGGTCCCCGCCGGGGCGTCGTCGAAGAGGGCGAGCGCGACCTGGAGGGCGCTGTCCCACAGCGCGGGGTGCAGCGTGCCGGGCCGTACGCCGCTGCGCAGCCGCTCGCCCAGCCGCACCTCGCCCAGTGCCTCGCGGCCGGGCCGGTGGCGCAGGGCGGTGACGCCCTGGAAGGCGGCGCCGTATTCGAGGCCGCGGCCGGCCCAGGTGCGGTAGAAGTCCGCGGTGTCGAGGTCCACGGCGTCGCCGTCCGGGCCGGTGCCGTCCGCCCAGGCGGGGAAGTCCGGGCCCGCGTCGCCGCGTGCCGCCCCGACGGCGCCCCGC from Streptomyces sp. NBC_01198 includes these protein-coding regions:
- a CDS encoding SDR family NAD(P)-dependent oxidoreductase, encoding MRADNAYDPEDLIAIVGMAGRFPGAPDTESLWTLLMESREAIVPVPAQRWDTGRPLDPDKDIQAVGGFVDGVENFDAAFFGVSPREAAAIDPQQRLMLELGWRAMEDAGQRASDLAGSRTGVYVGASWHDYELLRINRGARPTPHSLVGNALDVIAARLSYFLQLRGPSLTVETGCSSSLVALHLAAQALRQGDVDAAIVGGVNLMMDPHVTVGLTHFGGLSPDGRSKAFSRHANGFVRGEGIAALYVKTLTRALADGDRIHAVVARTVVNNDGGGDSLVTPSPAGQRDLLTRAYLGGEHPVGAPSYIEAHGTGTGRGDPIEATAIGEILGGKRGSDDPLHIGSIKTNIGHLEACAGMAGLFKLLLALRHRTVPPSLHAEELNPAIPFDELGLRVAREAVALPADGVVTVGVNSFGWGGTNAHVVLTSPPQGLAPALPVPDPAPATGLPVVLPLSAKERPVLAQRARDLLGVLPPDDAGLAATAGALARRRDHFPVRAALVAAGHDELVAGLRAVAELTDADPDVPGVVLGRAVPRRRVAFVFPGQGSQWRDMGLALHRDSPLFAEVVARCAKALRPHCDWDLLDIFAGRAGDEWTTRIDMLQPTLWAMSLGLAELWRAAGVEPDVVLGHSQGEITAATVAGILSYEDAALVMARRSAIARRTSGLGRMLAVDLDRDGALAALEGFEDSVSLAVHNGPTSCVLSGEEESVLVLKELLEADGTYCRLVNVDYASHSPQMDPLRDDLLAALEPVRPRAGATELMSTVRVAGLDGPEMDAAYWVENLRSPVLFADAMGALLADGVTHVVEISPHPVLAPAVEQIAAELPDSLAVLTTLRRDQGTTGHFALALARGYTRGLEPFATLPSDAAVALPGYPLRADPYWPQERRGGTGTARGFDVPVTAVPGEDDTWQAALELSLVDQPWLGDHRVYGTAVLPASATLSIALDVIRARTGALPARLEKITFDRGVTLDDGVIRLTARWREDIAGGGTFRLLSLPQNAEAWQPNASARGAVGAARGDAGPDFPAWADGTGPDGDAVDLDTADFYRTWAGRGLEYGAAFQGVTALRHRPGREALGEVRLGERLRSGVRPGTLHPALWDSALQVALALFDDAPAGTALVPTAIRRVVTHADLTEPVTAVWSHAVRHADDLADVTLYAPDRTALLTMEGVELRPLAVGDGGGPAESERLHRLEWQELTTGEEADPAAAADAATSAATVAAPSGGGRADGTAVAAGGSTAGGQVAGSAGPAAQPTAGGAAADGSTGGGREAAGALGAGGGAPAGARGSASVSTAGGSWAVRGDAALARTLAGALAAAGGRITGKADADAVVFAVPPAGTGRAAQRAALDALTALVPALADRTAPPSLTVVTVGAQPAVDTDLPDPGAALFWGFGRVLRREHPELTPRLVDIDGTGEAEAAGAVALLTAEDGEDQTALRGGRRFAARLGRGEPAPGAGDALPPAHTAPQPFRFAPAASGAAPLAVPLTRRAPAEGEIEIEVTASALTGSCAGRVTATGPGVDGFAVGDRAAACGAGAPASHVTVPVTLARPLPAGLDDVAAAPLPLALATAGYALAHLGRLDAGESVLIHVAAGDAAAQAAVRIATMLGAHVLATAAGEETLAGLRDQGVLDVFDAADPAWTDQVAAATGGRGVDLMIGLPAGTAPDAGATALAPDGRLVVLGPVTPTRTPLPSGLTLASVDIPGLLLRTPARFVRALDSGWKLVAAGKLPPLPVTPRSFAEAADLPAGEARTADGGQVGDGIGVTVLVGPSTVDAVSAVALPGGRFRADGTYLITGGLGELGLSLARFMAGRGAGRLVLMGRSAPRAETAGQLDGLRAAGAEVVTVACDVADAAALEAALAEVRAGAFPLRGVVHAAGLLADSTIRNLTSAQLDEVLAPKVAGAANLDAATAGDPLDLFVLFSSAAALVGNAGQAAYAAGNAFMDALAQARRRRGRPALSVQWGPFTGIGLAARDEQRGDRLAERGMGGFPAEEAWPALVAMLERGDAVTGYVPIQLRQWFDAYPDTAALGSWRQLYAASRDTTASSGGEFLAALLRGTPEARLAPAEDKVRELAGRIMRMDPARVESDTPFKALGLDSLMSLELRNRLEAAFGLKLSPTLLWAYGTPRALAGALCGQLPATDGSRPDATS